Proteins co-encoded in one Hymenobacter swuensis DY53 genomic window:
- a CDS encoding DUF5683 domain-containing protein encodes MRFLRFSALLGVLLGSLSLSKTVQAQRSPVPADSARRTERLLGQAVTRPRKAVVLALLLPGAGQVYNRRWWKLPLVYGALGGVGYGLHHYQTLYREYATGSRELDKGKTLPNLSGSNVSRELTTQAVDVGLSRYRTQRDTFIGYSGIVYGVIVLDALVDAHLHDFDVSENLALQLRPTLLPAATAGVTPGIQLRMALKASGQPKTTL; translated from the coding sequence ATGCGCTTCCTCCGCTTTTCTGCTCTGCTTGGAGTTCTGCTGGGAAGCCTTAGCCTGAGCAAAACGGTACAGGCCCAGCGCAGCCCGGTACCGGCCGACTCGGCCAGGCGCACTGAGCGGCTGCTGGGCCAGGCCGTCACGCGTCCTCGCAAAGCGGTGGTGCTGGCGCTACTGCTGCCGGGCGCGGGCCAGGTGTACAACCGTCGGTGGTGGAAGCTGCCGCTGGTGTACGGCGCCCTGGGTGGCGTGGGCTACGGCTTGCACCACTACCAGACGCTGTATAGGGAATACGCCACTGGCAGTCGGGAGTTAGACAAGGGCAAGACGCTTCCGAATCTGAGCGGCAGCAATGTTAGCCGGGAGCTGACTACACAGGCGGTAGACGTCGGTCTGTCCCGCTACCGTACGCAGCGGGACACGTTTATTGGCTACTCTGGCATTGTGTACGGCGTAATTGTACTGGATGCGCTGGTAGATGCGCACCTGCACGATTTTGACGTTAGCGAAAACCTCGCCCTGCAACTTCGGCCCACGCTGCTGCCGGCCGCCACGGCCGGCGTTACGCCCGGGATACAGCTCCGTATGGCCCTTAAAGCCTCGGGGCAGCCTAAAACTACTTTGTAA
- a CDS encoding 3-ketoacyl-ACP reductase: MENLTGKTALVTGAGKGIGRAVAVALAKEGVRVALLARTETQLQEVAREIEALGGQAIVVAASVADRAAVDTAVAQALAQLGTIDILINNAGIGTFAKVVDMAPEEWENIIRVNLLGAYYVTRAVLPQMIERQTGDIINVASTAGQRGAATTSAYSASKFGLLGFTESLMQEVRKQNIRVSALTPSTVATELAVSNNLTDGNPDKVMQPEDIAEIIISQLKLNRRIFIKEAGMWSTNP, from the coding sequence ATGGAAAATCTGACTGGCAAAACGGCCCTGGTGACGGGCGCCGGTAAAGGCATCGGCCGGGCCGTGGCCGTGGCTCTGGCCAAAGAAGGCGTGCGCGTGGCCCTGCTGGCCCGCACCGAAACGCAACTGCAGGAAGTAGCCCGCGAAATTGAGGCCCTGGGCGGCCAGGCCATAGTGGTAGCCGCCAGCGTAGCCGACCGCGCCGCCGTGGATACGGCCGTAGCCCAAGCCCTGGCCCAGCTCGGCACCATCGATATTCTCATCAACAACGCCGGCATCGGCACTTTTGCCAAGGTGGTGGATATGGCCCCCGAGGAGTGGGAGAATATCATCCGGGTGAACCTACTAGGCGCTTATTACGTGACGCGCGCCGTACTACCCCAGATGATAGAGCGCCAGACCGGCGACATCATCAACGTGGCCAGTACCGCCGGCCAGCGCGGAGCCGCCACCACCAGCGCCTACAGCGCCTCGAAGTTCGGTTTGCTGGGCTTTACCGAGTCCTTGATGCAGGAGGTGCGCAAGCAGAACATCCGCGTTTCGGCCCTCACGCCCAGCACCGTGGCCACCGAGCTGGCCGTCAGCAACAACCTCACCGACGGCAACCCCGATAAGGTGATGCAGCCCGAAGACATTGCCGAAATCATCATCAGCCAACTCAAACTCAACCGCCGCATCTTTATTAAGGAAGCCGGCATGTGGAGCACGAATCCGTAG
- a CDS encoding metal-dependent hydrolase: protein MNLTYYGHSCFLLEAGGSKILFDPFIRPNPLAKDVAVDQIEADFILLSHGHGDHVADVEEIGKRTGAQLVGMFEVLAWFEAKGLKADIKMNLGGTVQLPFGTVQMVAAAHSSSMPDGSYGGLAAGFVVTTEGKTFYFAGDSALTYDMKLIGERHTLDFAILPIGDHFTMGVDDALVAADWTGADKVIGMHFDTFPPIAINHDEARAKATAAGKELVLLAVGETITI, encoded by the coding sequence ATGAACCTGACTTACTACGGCCACTCCTGCTTCCTGCTCGAAGCCGGCGGCAGCAAAATCCTGTTCGACCCCTTCATTCGGCCCAATCCGCTGGCGAAAGACGTGGCCGTTGACCAAATCGAAGCCGATTTCATTTTGCTCAGCCACGGCCACGGCGACCATGTGGCTGACGTGGAGGAGATTGGCAAACGTACCGGCGCGCAGCTGGTAGGCATGTTTGAGGTCTTGGCCTGGTTTGAGGCCAAGGGGCTGAAAGCAGACATCAAAATGAACCTGGGTGGTACCGTGCAGCTGCCCTTCGGCACCGTGCAGATGGTGGCCGCCGCCCACTCCAGCTCCATGCCTGACGGCTCCTACGGCGGACTGGCGGCGGGCTTTGTGGTGACAACGGAAGGTAAAACCTTCTACTTCGCCGGCGACTCGGCCCTGACCTACGACATGAAGCTCATTGGCGAACGGCACACGCTCGACTTTGCCATCCTGCCTATCGGCGACCATTTCACGATGGGCGTGGACGACGCGCTGGTAGCCGCCGACTGGACTGGAGCCGATAAGGTTATCGGTATGCACTTCGACACCTTCCCCCCTATTGCCATCAACCACGACGAAGCCCGCGCCAAAGCCACGGCCGCCGGCAAGGAGCTGGTGCTGCTGGCCGTGGGTGAAACAATCACTATCTGA
- a CDS encoding DUF5683 domain-containing protein, whose product MSLVVRFGWGAGLAGLLLLPVFTSQAQTVTAGPDSVQVTTKAAPDTARMTERLFGMRMTRPKKATLLALVLPGAGQVYNRRWWKLPLVYGGLGGVGYGLFFYQTRYREYADGKDEYLNSNPRKAFGDLKGENVSQETSIENIQRGIVFYRRNRDTFIAYTALVYGITVLDALVDAHLRDFDISDDLSLRVEPTLLPSQTVAPGAGLALSLHFK is encoded by the coding sequence ATGTCTTTGGTTGTCCGTTTTGGTTGGGGTGCCGGTCTGGCCGGCCTGCTCCTGCTGCCGGTCTTCACCAGTCAGGCCCAAACCGTCACGGCCGGCCCCGATTCGGTGCAGGTAACGACAAAAGCGGCACCTGATACGGCTCGTATGACCGAGCGGCTGTTCGGCATGCGCATGACTCGCCCCAAGAAAGCAACCCTGCTGGCCCTGGTCCTGCCCGGTGCCGGCCAGGTGTACAACCGCCGCTGGTGGAAGCTGCCCTTGGTATATGGTGGGCTGGGCGGTGTGGGCTACGGCCTGTTCTTCTACCAGACCAGGTACCGCGAATACGCGGACGGCAAGGATGAATACCTCAATAGCAACCCGCGCAAAGCCTTCGGCGACCTGAAAGGCGAAAACGTTAGCCAGGAAACCAGCATTGAGAACATTCAGCGGGGTATCGTCTTCTACCGTCGTAACCGCGACACGTTCATTGCTTACACGGCCCTGGTGTATGGCATTACGGTGCTTGATGCGCTGGTAGATGCTCACCTGCGCGACTTCGACATCAGCGACGATTTAAGCCTGCGCGTTGAGCCAACACTGCTGCCCAGCCAGACAGTAGCTCCCGGAGCCGGACTGGCCCTTTCCTTACACTTTAAATAA
- the dapB gene encoding 4-hydroxy-tetrahydrodipicolinate reductase: MKLLLIGYGKMGRAIEAQAIARGHQIVGIVDPSRPDVRISDFTAVQVDAAIEFTHPDAAFQNVVACLRQGIPVVCGSTGWLHHFAEAQTLSQETGTPLFYASNYSVGVNLFFHFNEYIAAKMHQFGGYDVQVREIHHTQKVDQPSGTALTAAEGILRHFPAKTTWRNEATDTASELAILSEREGAVVGTHIITYSSPADSIELKHEAHTREGFVQGALLAAEWLPGRQGVFGMKDLLGL, translated from the coding sequence ATGAAGCTCCTGCTGATCGGTTACGGCAAAATGGGCCGGGCCATCGAAGCCCAGGCTATTGCCCGCGGCCACCAGATTGTCGGCATTGTGGACCCTTCGCGGCCTGATGTGCGCATCTCCGATTTTACTGCCGTTCAGGTTGACGCGGCCATTGAGTTCACCCACCCCGACGCGGCGTTTCAGAATGTAGTGGCCTGCCTCCGGCAGGGCATTCCGGTAGTGTGCGGCTCCACGGGCTGGCTGCATCACTTCGCCGAGGCCCAGACCCTGAGCCAGGAAACCGGCACGCCGCTGTTCTACGCCTCCAACTACAGCGTGGGCGTGAATCTGTTCTTCCACTTCAACGAGTACATTGCGGCCAAAATGCACCAGTTTGGCGGCTACGATGTGCAGGTGCGGGAAATCCACCACACCCAGAAGGTAGACCAGCCCAGCGGCACGGCCCTCACGGCCGCCGAAGGCATCCTACGCCACTTCCCTGCTAAAACCACCTGGCGCAACGAAGCCACCGACACGGCGTCGGAACTGGCTATCCTCTCGGAGCGCGAAGGCGCGGTGGTGGGCACCCACATCATCACCTACTCCTCCCCCGCCGACTCCATCGAACTCAAGCACGAAGCCCACACCCGCGAAGGGTTTGTGCAGGGCGCGCTGCTGGCCGCCGAGTGGCTGCCCGGCCGCCAGGGCGTATTCGGCATGAAAGATCTGCTGGGCCTCTGA
- a CDS encoding DUF885 domain-containing protein, protein MKKIALTGLLAGALLAGCNQQKNAAESATAAETTLADMKDLPTLFDAYWEENARLFPLEATTQGDNRYNDQLPNDGTRAFRRQLQNFYQKYLDGLHKFNREELSANDKISYDIFEYDVQNKLEGLKLNTWMIPFQQFWGLPISMGQYGSGEGVQPFKTAQDYDNWLGRIKGFSVWADTAISNFRQGMKTGVVLPRTLVQKMIPQMRAMETPDATQSLFYGPINKLPASLSAAEKERITAAYKKAIAEELVPTYKKLGDFLEKEYLPKSRPSTGIAAIPGGADIYKYYVKTWTTTDKTPEEIYQTGLQEVARIRGEMEKVKAQVGFKGELPAFFASLKTDPKLMPYKTPEQVLGAFRAIQTKMQPNLKKMFGRTPKTPFEIRQTEAFRAASASAEYNQGSPDGSRPGIFYIPILDATTFNVTSGMESLFLHEAIPGHHYQISLQQENEALPKFRRFAWYGAMGEGWALYTESLGKELGLYTDPYQYMGALGDEMHRAVRLVVDVAMHSKNMTREQAIQYMLANEAISEEGATAEIERYMAIPGQALSYKIGALQIRELRRKYEQQLGAHSDKLREKYAGQNRSHFRISDFHDELLKDGVMPLAVLERKMDNWARNPQ, encoded by the coding sequence ATGAAGAAAATTGCCCTTACCGGTCTGCTGGCCGGGGCGCTGCTGGCTGGCTGCAACCAGCAGAAAAACGCCGCCGAATCTGCCACAGCCGCTGAAACCACGCTGGCCGACATGAAGGATCTGCCCACGCTGTTCGATGCCTACTGGGAGGAAAACGCCCGGCTGTTCCCGCTGGAGGCCACCACCCAGGGCGACAACCGCTACAACGACCAGCTGCCCAACGACGGCACCCGGGCGTTCCGGCGGCAACTCCAGAACTTCTACCAGAAGTACCTTGACGGCCTGCACAAATTCAACCGCGAGGAGCTGTCGGCCAACGACAAAATCAGCTACGATATCTTCGAGTACGACGTCCAGAACAAGCTGGAGGGCCTGAAGCTGAACACCTGGATGATTCCGTTTCAGCAGTTCTGGGGCCTGCCGATTTCGATGGGCCAGTACGGCTCCGGTGAAGGCGTGCAGCCCTTTAAAACGGCCCAGGACTACGACAACTGGCTGGGCCGCATCAAGGGCTTTTCGGTGTGGGCCGATACGGCTATCAGCAACTTCCGCCAGGGCATGAAGACGGGCGTGGTGCTGCCCCGGACGCTGGTGCAGAAGATGATTCCGCAGATGCGGGCCATGGAAACCCCGGACGCCACCCAGAGCCTGTTCTATGGCCCCATCAATAAGCTGCCAGCCAGCCTGAGTGCCGCCGAGAAGGAGCGTATCACAGCGGCCTACAAAAAGGCCATTGCGGAAGAGCTGGTGCCTACCTACAAAAAGCTCGGTGACTTTCTGGAAAAGGAATACCTGCCCAAATCCCGGCCCAGCACCGGCATTGCCGCCATTCCCGGTGGGGCCGACATCTATAAATACTACGTGAAAACGTGGACGACTACCGACAAAACGCCGGAGGAAATCTACCAGACCGGGTTGCAGGAAGTCGCGCGTATTCGTGGAGAAATGGAGAAAGTGAAAGCGCAGGTGGGCTTCAAAGGGGAATTGCCGGCTTTCTTCGCCTCGCTCAAAACCGACCCCAAGCTGATGCCCTACAAAACGCCTGAGCAGGTGCTGGGTGCGTTCCGGGCCATTCAGACCAAAATGCAGCCCAACCTGAAAAAGATGTTCGGCCGAACGCCCAAAACGCCGTTCGAGATTCGGCAGACGGAGGCTTTCCGCGCTGCCTCGGCTTCGGCCGAGTACAACCAGGGCAGCCCCGATGGCTCCCGCCCTGGCATCTTCTATATTCCGATTCTGGACGCCACCACGTTCAACGTGACGTCGGGTATGGAGTCGTTGTTCTTGCACGAGGCCATTCCGGGCCACCACTACCAGATTTCGTTGCAGCAGGAAAATGAGGCTCTGCCCAAGTTCCGGCGCTTTGCCTGGTACGGAGCCATGGGCGAAGGCTGGGCCCTCTACACCGAAAGCCTGGGCAAGGAACTGGGCCTCTACACCGACCCCTATCAGTACATGGGCGCCCTCGGCGACGAGATGCACCGCGCCGTGCGCCTGGTGGTAGATGTGGCCATGCACTCCAAAAACATGACCCGCGAACAGGCCATCCAGTACATGCTGGCCAACGAAGCCATCAGCGAGGAGGGTGCCACCGCCGAAATTGAGCGGTACATGGCCATTCCGGGCCAAGCGTTGAGCTACAAAATCGGGGCGCTGCAAATCCGGGAATTACGCCGCAAGTACGAGCAGCAGCTGGGGGCACACTCCGATAAGCTGCGCGAGAAGTACGCCGGCCAGAACCGCAGCCACTTCCGCATCAGCGACTTCCACGACGAACTGCTGAAGGATGGTGTGATGCCGCTGGCCGTGCTGGAACGCAAAATGGACAACTGGGCCCGCAATCCGCAGTAA
- a CDS encoding ABC transporter substrate-binding protein: MSPFSRRAVGFAPLLLGLLAACSEPTAITDTRRVFRYNQPESLTSLDPAFARNQANTWAVTQLYNGLVELDDSLKPGPALARRYEISPDGRRYTFWLRPDVRFHDDAVFAGGQGRRVTARDFVYSFRRLLDGATASPGGWIFRGKVLAKADGEPSDTCFVAVNDSTLRIHLQEPFIPFLGILTMPYAYVVPQEAVQKWGKDFRAHPVGTGPFRFKEWDEGNAIIYHRNPTYWKKDAKGKQLPYLDAVQISFIQDRKTEFLTFMQGKLDFLSGIRSGSRDLIMYPDGAVREDFQGKFRLQKVPYLNTEYLGMQQDLTNLRGDNLTTGRALQDKRVRQALNYALNKPEFLAYFLNNVGKPGNSGFVPASLPSFDAKKVPGYDYQPEKARQLLRAAGYGPGKPLRLRLNTVAESKEFCEYYQKKWADVGVQVEIDVNQGAAHGEMVDNGRAAFFTRSWLGDYPDAENYLALFYSPNFAPAGPNKTHFRNTRYDQLYQQAKLEQDAARRYALYQEMDRLVIAECPVIAVYYDEVVRLTQNNVLGLTPNPMNQLVLERVQKE; encoded by the coding sequence ATGTCCCCGTTTTCGCGCCGTGCTGTTGGTTTTGCCCCGTTACTGCTTGGTTTGCTGGCAGCCTGCTCCGAGCCGACGGCCATTACGGATACCCGCCGGGTGTTCCGCTACAACCAGCCCGAAAGCCTGACGTCGCTGGACCCGGCCTTCGCCCGCAACCAAGCCAATACTTGGGCCGTGACCCAGCTCTACAACGGGTTGGTGGAGCTCGACGACAGTCTCAAGCCCGGTCCGGCGCTGGCCCGCCGCTACGAAATCAGCCCCGACGGCCGCCGCTACACCTTCTGGCTGCGCCCCGACGTGCGCTTCCACGATGATGCCGTGTTTGCGGGCGGCCAAGGCCGGCGCGTGACGGCCCGCGACTTCGTGTACTCGTTCCGGCGGCTGCTGGACGGGGCCACGGCCAGCCCCGGCGGCTGGATTTTCCGGGGCAAAGTGTTGGCGAAAGCCGATGGGGAGCCGTCGGATACCTGCTTTGTGGCCGTGAATGATTCTACGCTGCGTATTCACTTACAGGAGCCGTTCATTCCGTTTCTCGGGATTCTGACCATGCCCTACGCCTACGTGGTGCCGCAGGAGGCGGTGCAGAAGTGGGGTAAGGACTTCCGGGCGCATCCGGTGGGTACGGGGCCGTTCCGGTTCAAGGAGTGGGATGAGGGCAACGCCATCATCTACCACCGCAACCCCACCTACTGGAAAAAGGACGCCAAAGGAAAGCAGCTGCCTTACCTCGATGCCGTGCAGATCAGCTTCATTCAGGACCGCAAAACCGAGTTTCTCACGTTTATGCAGGGCAAGCTGGACTTTCTGAGTGGTATCCGCAGCGGCTCCCGAGACTTGATTATGTACCCCGATGGCGCGGTGCGGGAAGATTTTCAGGGCAAATTCCGCCTCCAGAAAGTGCCCTACCTCAACACCGAGTACCTGGGCATGCAGCAGGACCTCACCAACCTACGCGGCGACAACCTAACCACCGGCAGGGCTTTGCAGGACAAGCGCGTGCGCCAAGCCCTGAACTATGCGCTCAACAAGCCCGAGTTTCTGGCCTACTTCCTCAACAACGTGGGTAAGCCCGGCAACTCGGGCTTCGTGCCGGCCTCCCTGCCTTCGTTTGATGCTAAGAAAGTGCCTGGCTACGACTACCAGCCCGAGAAGGCCCGGCAGCTGCTGCGCGCCGCCGGTTACGGCCCCGGCAAGCCGCTGCGCCTGCGCCTGAACACGGTGGCTGAGAGCAAGGAGTTCTGCGAGTATTACCAGAAAAAGTGGGCCGACGTGGGCGTGCAGGTCGAAATTGACGTGAACCAAGGCGCGGCCCACGGCGAAATGGTGGACAACGGTCGCGCCGCCTTCTTCACCCGCAGCTGGCTGGGCGACTACCCCGACGCCGAAAACTACCTGGCCCTGTTCTACAGCCCCAACTTCGCCCCGGCCGGCCCCAACAAAACCCACTTCCGCAACACCCGCTACGACCAACTCTACCAGCAGGCCAAGCTGGAGCAGGACGCCGCCCGCCGCTACGCCCTCTACCAGGAAATGGACCGTCTGGTAATAGCCGAATGTCCTGTCATTGCCGTGTACTACGACGAAGTCGTGCGCCTCACCCAGAACAATGTGCTGGGCCTCACGCCCAACCCCATGAACCAGCTGGTGTTGGAACGAGTGCAGAAAGAGTAA
- a CDS encoding ParA family protein: MGKIIAVANQKGGVGKTTSSINLAASLAALEYRTLLVDADPQANATSGVGFDPKDIQNSIYECMVDGINAQDIILQTTLLPHLDLMPSHIDLVGAEVEMINLPNREEKMKDALRPLADQYDFIIIDCSPSLGLITVNALTAAHSVIIPVQCEYFALEGLGKLLNTVKIIQSRLNEDLEIEGILLTMYDVRLRLSNQVVEEVKLHFQQLVFDTIIPRNVKLSESPSFGIPVILHDAESKGSLSYLNLAREIVEKNIEAADEPEEATEDTAA, from the coding sequence ATGGGCAAAATCATTGCGGTAGCCAACCAGAAGGGCGGGGTGGGCAAAACCACTTCCTCGATTAACCTCGCGGCCTCCCTGGCGGCGCTGGAGTATCGGACCCTGCTTGTAGACGCCGACCCGCAGGCCAACGCCACCTCCGGCGTGGGCTTCGACCCGAAAGACATTCAGAACAGCATCTATGAGTGCATGGTGGATGGCATCAACGCCCAGGATATCATCCTGCAAACCACGTTGCTCCCTCATCTCGACCTGATGCCCTCCCACATCGACCTGGTAGGGGCTGAGGTGGAGATGATCAACCTGCCCAACCGGGAGGAAAAGATGAAAGACGCGCTCCGGCCTTTGGCCGATCAGTACGATTTCATCATCATCGACTGCTCGCCTTCCTTGGGCCTGATTACGGTGAATGCCCTCACGGCCGCGCACTCCGTTATCATTCCGGTGCAGTGCGAGTACTTCGCTCTCGAAGGGCTGGGCAAACTGCTCAATACCGTCAAAATCATCCAGAGCCGCCTGAACGAGGATCTGGAGATTGAGGGCATCCTGCTCACAATGTACGACGTGCGCCTGCGCCTGAGCAATCAAGTAGTGGAAGAGGTAAAGCTGCACTTCCAGCAGCTGGTGTTCGATACCATCATTCCGCGCAACGTGAAACTGTCGGAGTCGCCGAGCTTTGGCATTCCGGTTATCCTGCACGATGCCGAGAGTAAGGGCAGCCTGAGCTACCTCAACCTGGCCCGCGAAATCGTGGAAAAGAACATTGAGGCCGCCGACGAGCCGGAAGAAGCCACCGAGGACACGGCTGCGTAA
- a CDS encoding ParB/RepB/Spo0J family partition protein: MSEKNEDKNIPAAAAGPKRRIGGLGRGLNALIEGSYEKKSERLGLVPHPVNSVGLIPVGHIQANPYQPRTHFDQAALQELAESIRIQGIIQPVTVRQVGTNSYQLISGERRLQASKLADLDAIPAYIRKADDQQMLEMALIENIQRENLNAIEIALSYQRLVSECNLKQEELGDRVGKNRSTVTNYLRLLKLPPDIQIGLRDNVISMGHARALVNVENTDQQLGLFRRIVDEDLSVRRVEQLVRTGASATTDDATQLAQPATPVVPTAELKRAERHLSERFGSRVLVKPGPQGKGEIKIAFDSVEDMQRILHILQPA; the protein is encoded by the coding sequence ATGTCAGAGAAAAACGAAGACAAGAATATTCCGGCCGCCGCCGCCGGGCCCAAGCGCCGGATCGGAGGCCTGGGCCGGGGCCTGAACGCCCTGATTGAGGGCAGCTACGAAAAAAAGAGCGAGCGGCTGGGCCTGGTGCCTCACCCCGTCAACTCCGTCGGGCTGATTCCGGTAGGTCATATTCAGGCCAATCCTTACCAGCCCCGCACTCACTTTGACCAGGCCGCGTTGCAGGAACTGGCCGAAAGCATCCGGATTCAGGGCATTATTCAGCCCGTGACGGTACGGCAGGTGGGTACCAACTCCTACCAGCTTATTTCCGGGGAACGACGCCTCCAGGCCTCTAAACTGGCCGACTTAGATGCCATTCCGGCCTACATCCGGAAGGCCGATGACCAGCAGATGCTGGAAATGGCCCTGATTGAGAATATTCAGCGCGAAAACCTCAACGCCATTGAAATTGCCCTCAGCTACCAACGGCTGGTGAGCGAGTGTAACCTCAAGCAGGAGGAACTGGGCGACCGGGTGGGCAAAAACCGCTCGACGGTGACCAACTACCTGCGCCTGCTCAAGTTGCCGCCCGATATACAGATCGGCCTGCGCGACAACGTTATCAGCATGGGCCATGCCCGCGCGCTGGTGAACGTGGAAAATACCGACCAGCAGCTGGGCCTGTTCCGCCGCATTGTGGATGAGGACCTCTCGGTCCGCCGCGTGGAGCAGCTGGTGCGTACCGGAGCCAGTGCCACTACTGACGACGCAACGCAACTTGCTCAGCCCGCCACGCCCGTGGTACCAACTGCCGAGCTGAAGCGCGCCGAACGGCACCTTTCAGAGCGGTTCGGTAGCCGGGTTCTGGTAAAACCCGGCCCCCAGGGCAAAGGCGAAATCAAGATTGCCTTTGATTCGGTGGAGGATATGCAGCGCATCCTGCACATTCTGCAACCCGCCTAA